One window from the genome of Streptomyces sp. NBC_00287 encodes:
- a CDS encoding flotillin family protein: protein MTAMILGVGVLVAVCLLLVLVVARLFRKVEQGKALIVSKMRKVDVTFTGQVVLPVLHRAEVMDISVKTIEITRAGKEGLICRDNIRADIRITFFVKVNKTVEDVIKVAQAVGTARASDRNTLQELFHAKFSEALKTVGKQLDFTDLYTKREELRYRIIEVIGVDLNGYHLEDAAIDYLEQTPLTQLDPANVLDAQGIRKITELTAVEHVRTNEAQRTEEKEITRQNVDAREAILELERRQTDAEIKQRREIETVRAREEAETARVVEEERLRAQGAFLRTEEQLGIQRENQAREVAVAAKNRERVIAVENERIEKDRLLEVIARDRETELTRIAASKEVEAEKREIAEVIRERVAVDRTVAEQEESIKKLRAVEEAERKRQAVIIAAEAEAQEQLVKDIKAAEAAEQAAVHRAAEELTLAEARLKSADLDAQAKLRLAEGIQAEAAAEGLAAVQVRDKEAEVIEKAGRAEAEATQARMLAEAEGAKAKALAEADAIGEKLKAEAAGLTEKAAAMAALDEASRGHEEYRLRLEAEKDIRLAGLEVQRQVAEAQATVLATGLENADINIVGGESVFFDRLVSSIALGKSVDAFVQHSETAQALAGPWLDGTSNFTDDLSRILGSVSTTDVQNLTASALLMKLMKTGGANSGQLQQLLDKAGELGLADTSLTPTS from the coding sequence ATGACTGCCATGATTCTGGGCGTCGGTGTGCTCGTCGCCGTCTGCCTGCTCCTCGTACTCGTCGTCGCCCGGTTGTTCCGCAAGGTGGAGCAGGGCAAGGCGCTGATCGTGTCCAAGATGCGGAAGGTCGATGTGACCTTCACCGGGCAGGTCGTTCTGCCTGTGCTGCACAGGGCCGAGGTGATGGACATCTCGGTGAAGACCATCGAGATCACCCGTGCCGGCAAAGAGGGGCTGATCTGCCGGGACAATATTCGCGCCGACATCCGGATCACGTTCTTCGTCAAGGTCAACAAGACCGTCGAGGACGTCATCAAGGTCGCCCAGGCCGTCGGCACCGCGCGGGCCAGTGACCGGAACACCCTGCAGGAACTGTTCCACGCGAAGTTCTCCGAGGCGCTGAAGACCGTCGGCAAGCAGCTGGACTTCACCGACCTGTACACCAAGCGCGAGGAGCTGAGGTACCGGATCATCGAGGTCATCGGCGTCGACCTCAACGGCTACCACCTGGAGGACGCGGCGATCGACTACCTGGAGCAGACGCCGCTGACCCAGCTCGACCCGGCCAACGTTCTGGACGCCCAGGGCATCCGCAAGATCACCGAGTTGACGGCCGTGGAACACGTGCGCACCAACGAGGCCCAGCGCACCGAGGAGAAGGAGATCACCCGGCAGAACGTCGACGCCCGTGAGGCCATCCTGGAGCTGGAGCGACGCCAGACGGATGCCGAGATCAAGCAGCGGCGGGAGATCGAGACCGTACGGGCCCGCGAGGAGGCCGAGACCGCACGCGTCGTGGAGGAGGAGCGGCTGCGGGCTCAGGGCGCGTTCCTGAGGACCGAGGAGCAGCTCGGTATCCAGCGCGAGAATCAGGCCCGCGAGGTGGCCGTCGCGGCGAAGAACCGCGAGCGGGTCATCGCCGTCGAGAACGAGCGCATCGAGAAGGACCGTCTTCTCGAAGTCATCGCCCGGGACCGGGAGACGGAACTGACCCGGATCGCCGCCTCGAAGGAGGTCGAGGCGGAGAAGCGGGAAATCGCCGAGGTCATCCGGGAACGGGTCGCGGTGGACCGTACGGTCGCCGAACAGGAGGAGTCCATCAAGAAGCTGCGCGCCGTGGAGGAGGCGGAGCGGAAGCGGCAGGCCGTGATCATCGCCGCCGAGGCCGAGGCGCAGGAGCAACTGGTCAAGGACATCAAGGCCGCGGAGGCCGCCGAACAGGCCGCTGTACACCGCGCCGCCGAGGAACTCACCTTGGCCGAGGCCCGGTTGAAGAGCGCCGACCTGGACGCGCAGGCCAAGCTGCGGCTCGCCGAGGGCATTCAGGCGGAGGCGGCCGCCGAGGGCCTGGCCGCCGTCCAGGTACGCGACAAGGAGGCCGAGGTCATCGAGAAGGCCGGCCGCGCGGAGGCCGAGGCGACGCAGGCGCGCATGCTGGCGGAGGCCGAGGGCGCGAAGGCGAAGGCGCTGGCCGAGGCCGACGCCATCGGCGAGAAGCTCAAGGCGGAGGCCGCCGGTCTCACGGAGAAGGCGGCGGCGATGGCCGCGCTCGACGAGGCGTCCCGCGGTCACGAGGAGTACCGGCTGCGGTTGGAGGCCGAGAAGGACATCCGGCTTGCGGGTCTTGAGGTACAGCGGCAGGTCGCCGAGGCCCAAGCCACGGTGCTCGCGACGGGGCTGGAGAACGCCGACATCAACATCGTCGGCGGCGAGTCGGTCTTCTTCGACCGCCTCGTCTCCTCGATCGCGCTGGGCAAGAGTGTCGACGCCTTCGTCCAGCACTCCGAGACCGCCCAGGCACTCGCGGGGCCGTGGCTGGACGGCACTTCGAACTTCACCGACGATCTGAGCCGCATCCTCGGCTCGGTGTCGACCACCGACGTGCAGAACCTGACCGCCTCCGCGCTGCTGATGAAGCTCATGAAGACGGGCGGCGCGAACTCCGGACAGCTCCAGCAACTGCTGGACAAGGCGGGCGAGCTGGGTCTCGCCGACACCTCCCTCACTCCGACCTCGTGA
- a CDS encoding PucR family transcriptional regulator, producing the protein MTGREIPDEYLEGYARILAEASGTGRRLTRDELESLRSRGERAAEAGLGLRALVRRYLTATRQSWPTLSATQADRALAVVEQAIDAFAEGHERAQRLAVRQEEAMRREFIDDLLYGRSDLGRLAERAERFGLLLSRAHAVAVAQGSKPVEDTHQATRQVESALVSRFGERRILLTTKDGRLICVAPGEQDEVLAFFAKQAHAATDGGQVAIGRAHPGAGGVVHSYEEALNALDLADRLHLHDPVLHTADLLVYPVLTRDRQAMADLVRNTLGPLQSARGGAQLFVDTLTTYFDSGCIAAEAARRLNLSVRAFTYRLERIHKLTGADPADSVHRYTLQTAVIGARFLGWPGNEI; encoded by the coding sequence GTGACCGGGCGCGAGATACCCGACGAATATCTGGAGGGGTATGCCCGGATACTGGCCGAGGCGAGCGGGACGGGCCGCCGACTCACCCGGGACGAACTGGAGTCCCTGCGGTCCAGGGGAGAACGCGCCGCCGAGGCCGGCCTTGGGCTACGGGCCCTCGTCCGCCGCTATCTGACCGCGACACGCCAGAGCTGGCCCACCCTCTCCGCCACGCAGGCCGACCGCGCGCTCGCCGTCGTCGAGCAGGCGATCGACGCGTTCGCCGAAGGCCACGAGCGGGCGCAGAGGCTCGCCGTACGGCAGGAGGAAGCCATGCGCCGGGAGTTCATCGACGACCTCCTCTACGGCCGCAGCGACCTGGGCCGCCTCGCCGAACGTGCGGAGCGCTTCGGGCTGCTTCTCTCCCGGGCGCACGCGGTCGCCGTCGCCCAGGGCAGCAAACCGGTGGAGGACACGCATCAGGCGACCCGGCAGGTGGAGAGCGCCCTGGTCAGCAGGTTCGGCGAGCGGCGCATCCTGCTCACCACCAAGGACGGACGGCTGATCTGCGTAGCCCCCGGAGAACAGGACGAGGTTCTGGCGTTCTTCGCCAAGCAGGCGCACGCGGCCACAGACGGCGGGCAGGTCGCCATCGGGCGCGCCCACCCCGGTGCCGGCGGTGTCGTCCACTCCTACGAAGAAGCCCTCAACGCCCTGGATCTGGCCGATCGGCTGCACCTCCACGACCCGGTGCTCCACACTGCCGATCTCCTCGTTTATCCCGTCCTGACCCGTGACCGGCAGGCCATGGCCGACCTCGTACGCAACACTCTGGGTCCGCTGCAAAGCGCCCGCGGCGGAGCACAGCTGTTCGTCGACACGCTGACCACGTACTTCGACTCCGGCTGCATCGCGGCCGAAGCGGCCCGACGGCTGAACCTGAGCGTGCGCGCCTTCACCTATCGCTTGGAGCGTATCCACAAACTCACCGGCGCCGACCCTGCGGATTCAGTCCACCGTTACACCCTGCAGACAGCGGTGATCGGTGCCCGGTTCCTGGGATGGCCGGGCAACGAGATCTGA
- a CDS encoding cation:proton antiporter, translating into MVLVVVFGVALLVAVLLSGLAARTVLSTSFLFLIGGALVSDGFLGLIHITPDSEMVSVTADLALFAVLFTDGMHVSFPKLRENWKNPARALGLGMPLAFVGMALITHFLVGLDWTTSFLVGAVLAPTDPVFASAIVGRKEVPAKLGQLLNVESGINDGLALPVVLILIAAAGPTSGHAEAGLGKIALELVLGLAFGVVLPFVVIELVRFRLLGAEPKLQPLLPLAIGVILYALCHLTHANPYLAAFSAGAVLTARSLESKEAFEPLGEALAELAKFAALLVFGALLTPSLFGDLSFGGYVAVVLAIVLIRPASLLMSLIGTRFTRQEKLVAAWFGPKGFASVVYGLLVLQAGIPQGEEAFTLIAVCIAFSIIAHSSTDVPIARLFHVDDLAGVDGGTPAPRTTKENSHVGA; encoded by the coding sequence ATGGTACTTGTCGTGGTTTTCGGGGTGGCGCTGCTCGTCGCCGTACTGTTGTCGGGGCTTGCCGCCCGGACCGTACTGTCCACGTCCTTTCTCTTCCTCATCGGTGGCGCACTTGTCAGTGACGGCTTCCTCGGGCTGATCCACATCACGCCGGACAGCGAGATGGTGTCCGTGACGGCCGATCTGGCGCTGTTCGCGGTGCTGTTCACCGACGGCATGCACGTCTCCTTCCCCAAGCTGCGCGAGAACTGGAAGAACCCGGCCCGCGCGCTCGGGCTTGGCATGCCTCTCGCGTTCGTCGGCATGGCGCTTATCACGCACTTCCTGGTGGGCCTGGACTGGACGACGTCCTTCCTGGTCGGCGCCGTACTCGCGCCCACCGACCCGGTGTTCGCCTCGGCGATCGTCGGCCGCAAGGAAGTACCGGCGAAACTGGGGCAGTTGCTGAACGTGGAGAGCGGCATCAACGACGGGCTCGCCCTGCCGGTCGTGCTCATCCTGATCGCCGCGGCCGGACCGACCTCCGGGCACGCCGAGGCCGGCCTCGGGAAGATCGCGCTGGAGCTGGTCCTCGGACTGGCCTTCGGCGTCGTACTCCCCTTTGTCGTGATCGAGCTCGTACGGTTCCGGCTGCTGGGCGCCGAGCCCAAACTCCAGCCGCTGCTGCCGCTGGCGATCGGCGTGATCCTTTACGCGCTCTGCCACCTCACCCACGCCAACCCCTATCTCGCCGCATTCTCCGCGGGCGCGGTGCTCACCGCGCGCTCGCTGGAGTCCAAAGAGGCGTTCGAGCCGCTCGGGGAGGCGTTGGCCGAGCTGGCGAAGTTCGCGGCCCTGCTGGTGTTCGGCGCGCTGCTGACGCCGTCGCTGTTCGGGGACCTGTCCTTCGGCGGGTATGTCGCGGTGGTCCTGGCCATCGTGCTGATCCGTCCGGCCTCGCTGCTGATGTCCCTGATCGGGACCCGGTTCACCCGTCAGGAGAAGTTGGTCGCGGCCTGGTTCGGCCCGAAGGGCTTCGCGTCCGTGGTCTACGGGCTGCTGGTGCTCCAGGCGGGGATCCCGCAGGGCGAGGAGGCGTTCACGCTGATCGCCGTGTGCATCGCCTTCTCGATCATCGCGCACAGCTCCACCGACGTACCGATCGCCCGGCTCTTCCACGTCGACGACCTCGCCGGCGTGGACGGCGGTACCCCGGCGCCCCGCACCACCAAGGAGAACAGCCATGTCGGCGCGTGA
- the nhaA gene encoding Na+/H+ antiporter NhaA, whose amino-acid sequence MPRRNRTPRTVLGRLPLPERAFVADALRTETVGGVVLLTAAAAALLWVNTPLVHTYEAVRDFHFGIGALGLDLSVAHWTANGLLTVFFFVAGAELKRELVVGELREARTATLPVAAALSGMAVPALLYGIVATSRGGTWNGWAVPMATDIAFALGVLAVIDTHLPSALRAFLLTLAIVDDVGAIIVIALFYTSTLHFPALIGAVLALGLFFYLHARKQAHGWYWYVPLAVLIWGLTQASGVHATVAGVAMGMLLRVARDEETGHRPAEHIAHLARPFSAGVAVPLFALFAAGVSVSGDTLGSVVTSAEPLGVALGLSAGKVLGVFGGTYLAIRFTRARLGPGIALADVFALAVLAGIGFTISLLIGELAYSDPAEQERIKAAVLLGSLTAALVACVLLRLRNNRYRRLHEAETADEDADGTPGPGQRRRPEE is encoded by the coding sequence ATGCCCCGCCGCAACCGCACGCCACGCACTGTCCTCGGCCGACTCCCGCTGCCGGAGCGCGCCTTCGTGGCAGACGCCCTGCGCACGGAGACCGTCGGTGGCGTCGTGCTGCTCACCGCGGCAGCGGCGGCGCTGCTGTGGGTGAACACGCCGTTGGTTCACACCTACGAGGCGGTGCGGGACTTCCACTTCGGTATCGGGGCGCTGGGCCTGGACCTCTCCGTGGCCCACTGGACGGCGAACGGGCTGCTGACCGTCTTCTTCTTCGTCGCCGGCGCCGAACTCAAACGCGAACTCGTCGTCGGCGAACTGCGCGAGGCCAGGACCGCGACCCTGCCGGTGGCCGCGGCACTCAGCGGCATGGCCGTACCCGCCCTCCTCTACGGAATAGTCGCCACGTCCCGAGGAGGAACCTGGAACGGCTGGGCGGTCCCCATGGCCACCGACATCGCCTTCGCCCTCGGCGTGCTCGCCGTGATCGACACCCACCTGCCGTCCGCGCTGCGTGCCTTCCTGCTCACCCTGGCCATCGTCGACGACGTCGGCGCGATCATCGTGATCGCCCTGTTCTACACGTCCACCCTTCACTTTCCGGCCTTGATCGGCGCCGTCCTCGCGCTCGGCCTCTTCTTCTACCTGCATGCGCGCAAACAGGCGCATGGCTGGTACTGGTACGTCCCTCTGGCCGTGCTGATCTGGGGCCTGACGCAGGCCAGCGGTGTCCACGCCACCGTGGCCGGAGTCGCCATGGGGATGCTGCTGCGCGTGGCCAGGGACGAAGAGACGGGTCACCGTCCGGCCGAGCACATCGCCCACCTCGCCCGACCGTTCTCCGCGGGAGTCGCCGTTCCGCTCTTCGCCCTGTTCGCGGCCGGGGTGAGCGTGTCCGGCGACACGCTGGGGAGCGTGGTCACCAGTGCGGAACCACTGGGCGTCGCACTGGGACTTTCGGCGGGCAAGGTCCTGGGTGTCTTCGGCGGCACGTACCTGGCCATCCGGTTCACCCGCGCCCGGCTCGGTCCAGGCATCGCTCTGGCCGACGTGTTCGCGCTGGCCGTGCTCGCCGGTATCGGCTTCACCATCTCGCTGCTGATCGGCGAACTGGCCTACTCGGACCCGGCGGAGCAGGAGCGCATCAAGGCCGCCGTTCTGCTGGGCTCCCTCACCGCCGCGCTTGTGGCATGTGTCCTGCTGAGGCTGCGGAACAACAGGTACCGGCGGCTGCACGAGGCGGAGACGGCCGACGAAGACGCCGACGGCACCCCCGGCCCCGGCCAACGGCGCCGACCCGAGGAGTGA
- a CDS encoding DUF3040 domain-containing protein, translating into MNPEMDERRILAQLERRLAEDDPALAATMTALNQQFPDEPKAQSGDGDEEVAAEEEKQRNRWLIATTVFVVIAFLGLFITAILNSNPEPADKDPVPHKGFAPAVSAPR; encoded by the coding sequence ATGAACCCCGAGATGGACGAGCGACGCATCCTCGCACAGCTCGAACGACGCCTTGCCGAGGACGATCCCGCCCTGGCCGCGACCATGACCGCGCTCAACCAGCAGTTCCCCGACGAGCCGAAGGCACAGTCGGGCGACGGCGACGAGGAGGTGGCTGCGGAAGAGGAGAAGCAGCGGAACCGATGGCTGATCGCTACCACGGTGTTCGTCGTCATCGCCTTCCTGGGCCTCTTCATCACCGCGATACTCAACAGCAACCCGGAGCCGGCCGACAAGGATCCGGTACCTCACAAGGGCTTTGCTCCGGCCGTGTCCGCGCCCCGTTGA
- a CDS encoding SPFH domain-containing protein, translated as MLVTRLDGTVTPVIAEHLEDGLRTAEREHHAACLIEMDTPGGLLQSTREIVQEFLESDAPVILYVTPSRARAVSASAYIAMSAHVAAMAPGTHIGAGTPVTGQGEEAGDTVVADAAAFAVSIAEQRGRNTDFARDMVREGTSVSDREAVRTDVVDPVAPSREALLTELDGRRVAVGPQDSERGVDVTNPWGVKVTLVEVKDVELPEPMRRAMARQAEAERDRRAKVIHAKGEYEAAETPADAADRLEGHPAALHLRILSTMAEISAERNSTLIVPLPMEIFRLVDMLRQPRSPITAEKT; from the coding sequence GTGCTCGTCACACGGCTCGACGGCACCGTCACCCCCGTCATCGCCGAGCATCTCGAAGACGGCCTGCGCACGGCCGAGCGCGAACACCACGCGGCCTGTCTGATCGAGATGGACACCCCCGGAGGGCTGCTGCAGTCGACCCGGGAGATCGTGCAGGAATTTCTCGAATCCGATGCTCCGGTCATCCTGTACGTCACCCCCTCCCGTGCTCGCGCGGTGTCGGCAAGCGCTTACATCGCGATGTCCGCGCATGTCGCCGCCATGGCTCCCGGCACACACATCGGGGCCGGCACGCCGGTGACCGGCCAGGGCGAGGAAGCCGGTGACACGGTGGTCGCTGATGCTGCGGCATTCGCCGTGTCCATCGCCGAACAGCGGGGCCGCAACACGGACTTCGCCCGGGACATGGTTCGTGAAGGTACGTCGGTGTCCGACCGGGAGGCGGTACGCACCGACGTCGTCGACCCGGTGGCGCCGTCACGCGAAGCCCTGCTCACCGAACTGGACGGCCGCCGGGTCGCCGTAGGACCGCAGGACTCGGAGCGCGGGGTCGACGTCACCAACCCCTGGGGTGTCAAGGTCACCCTCGTCGAGGTCAAGGACGTCGAGTTGCCGGAGCCCATGCGGCGCGCCATGGCCCGCCAGGCCGAGGCCGAACGCGACCGGCGCGCGAAGGTCATCCACGCCAAGGGCGAGTACGAGGCCGCCGAGACGCCGGCCGACGCCGCGGACCGCCTCGAAGGACATCCCGCCGCCCTTCACCTGCGGATCCTGTCCACCATGGCCGAGATCTCCGCCGAACGGAACTCCACCCTCATCGTCCCGTTGCCGATGGAGATCTTCCGCCTCGTCGACATGCTCCGACAGCCCCGGTCCCCCATCACTGCGGAGAAGACCTAG